A genomic window from Litoreibacter janthinus includes:
- the xylB gene encoding xylulokinase, with amino-acid sequence MTFLGIDLGTSGLRALLVDAHGRPIGATERHYDVSHPHSGWSEQDPADWVAALDGAVADMRAAHPEFAELRGIGVAGHMHGAILLDDTGQVLRPCILWNDTRSAAEAAHLDAADKVRSLSGNIVFPGFTAPKLEWVRTHEPEIFAKTARVLLPAAYLNYVLTGDYAADMSDSAGTSWLDVGQRDWSEHLLKVSHMRRDQMPRLVEGSDAAGMLRDDLATKWGVSDVTVAGGAGDNAAAACGIGALDEGQGFVSLGTSGVLLSARDGYKPAPETAVHTFCHAVPGRWYQMGVMLSATDSLNWLSRITGASPAELTANLGETLLPPGRVRFLPYLSGERTPHNDASIRGSFSGLAAETTRDDMTRAVLEGVAFGLRDSFEALRATGAKMERLIAIGGGTGSRYWLRLIATVLGIPLDLPGDGEFGAALGAARLGMAAATGASPEQIMTPPDIRETIEPDSALITKYDDAYAAFRAAYPVLKQVQ; translated from the coding sequence ATGACGTTTCTTGGAATTGATCTTGGAACTTCGGGACTGCGCGCGTTGCTGGTCGACGCGCACGGGCGTCCCATCGGCGCGACCGAGCGCCACTACGACGTGTCCCACCCGCATTCGGGCTGGTCAGAACAAGATCCCGCCGACTGGGTGGCCGCGTTGGACGGCGCGGTGGCGGACATGCGCGCGGCACATCCGGAATTTGCTGAGCTCAGGGGCATCGGCGTGGCGGGTCACATGCATGGCGCGATCCTTCTGGATGATACGGGACAGGTGCTGCGCCCGTGCATTTTGTGGAACGACACGCGCTCTGCCGCTGAGGCCGCGCACCTCGACGCGGCTGACAAGGTGCGCAGCCTGTCGGGCAACATCGTCTTCCCCGGCTTCACCGCGCCAAAGCTGGAATGGGTCCGCACCCACGAGCCGGAGATTTTTGCCAAGACCGCCCGCGTCCTTCTGCCGGCGGCCTATCTCAACTATGTGCTGACGGGCGACTATGCTGCGGACATGTCAGACAGCGCTGGCACCTCCTGGCTGGATGTGGGCCAACGCGACTGGTCAGAGCATTTGCTGAAGGTCAGCCATATGAGACGTGATCAGATGCCACGGCTGGTGGAAGGTTCTGATGCGGCGGGCATGCTGCGTGATGATCTGGCAACCAAGTGGGGAGTCTCCGACGTAACGGTGGCGGGCGGTGCAGGGGACAATGCCGCTGCGGCCTGCGGGATCGGAGCGTTGGACGAGGGGCAGGGGTTTGTCTCTCTTGGAACCTCAGGCGTGCTGCTGTCGGCGCGCGATGGCTACAAGCCCGCACCAGAGACCGCAGTGCACACCTTCTGCCACGCGGTGCCGGGTCGGTGGTATCAGATGGGCGTCATGTTGTCGGCCACGGACAGCCTGAACTGGCTGTCCCGCATCACCGGCGCGTCGCCCGCCGAATTGACCGCCAATTTGGGCGAGACGCTTTTGCCCCCCGGTCGGGTGCGCTTTCTGCCCTATTTGTCGGGCGAGCGGACGCCGCACAATGACGCCAGCATCAGAGGCAGTTTTTCCGGCCTTGCCGCCGAGACCACGCGAGACGACATGACCCGCGCGGTATTGGAAGGCGTGGCGTTTGGTCTGCGTGACAGCTTCGAGGCGTTGCGGGCGACCGGGGCCAAGATGGAGCGGTTGATCGCAATCGGAGGTGGCACCGGATCGCGCTATTGGCTGCGGTTGATTGCGACAGTGCTGGGCATTCCGCTGGACTTGCCGGGCGACGGTGAATTCGGGGCAGCACTTGGCGCGGCGCGACTGGGGATGGCAGCGGCGACGGGCGCTTCGCCAGAGCAGATCATGACGCCGCCGGACATTCGCGAAACCATCGAGCCGGATAGCGCACTGATCACCAAGTACGATGACGCCTATGCCGCGTTTCGCGCCGCTTATCCGGTGCTCAAACAGGTGCAGTAG
- a CDS encoding NAD(P)/FAD-dependent oxidoreductase encodes MSIAVIGRGLWGAAAARHLAMAGHDVTLIGPPEPRDKRTHQGVFGSHYDEGRITRKNALDAYWVGVSTAAIGRYAEIERQSGITFYTETGAVMAGGGEFMARVDVGRETYNVPCDRLDHQGLVERFPFFRFPSHFIGYHEATRAGHVSPRKLVAAQTKAAQSFGATLLEETVTALDEREGTVDIVTDQGRHRFDHVLVAAGYNTDAVLGRAPELEVYARTVAFFEVSESEAARLSAMPTLVYDTPEDPYLLPPIRYPDGKLYIKLGGDPEDVPLVGASAIREWFQSGGNPRVRDHLDAMLRDLMPDLAIKSVSMDACVTSWTKDRLPEIARLSDRIVVCTGGNGAGAKCSDEIGRLGAVLLTNKTGVNE; translated from the coding sequence GTGAGCATTGCCGTCATCGGTCGGGGATTATGGGGCGCAGCAGCGGCGCGGCATCTGGCAATGGCTGGGCACGATGTGACGCTCATCGGCCCGCCAGAGCCGCGCGACAAACGCACCCATCAAGGCGTTTTCGGCTCCCATTATGATGAAGGACGGATCACACGCAAAAATGCGCTGGATGCCTATTGGGTCGGCGTCTCAACGGCAGCTATTGGCCGCTATGCAGAGATTGAGCGTCAAAGCGGCATCACGTTCTACACCGAGACAGGCGCGGTGATGGCTGGCGGCGGGGAGTTCATGGCCCGCGTCGATGTGGGGCGCGAGACATACAACGTGCCTTGCGACAGGCTCGACCATCAGGGGCTGGTGGAGCGGTTCCCGTTTTTTCGCTTCCCAAGCCATTTCATCGGTTACCACGAGGCGACAAGGGCAGGGCATGTCAGTCCGCGCAAGCTGGTCGCGGCGCAAACCAAGGCGGCGCAATCCTTCGGGGCGACATTGCTGGAGGAGACCGTGACGGCTCTGGACGAGCGCGAAGGCACCGTCGACATTGTCACAGACCAAGGCCGCCACCGGTTTGACCACGTGCTGGTCGCAGCGGGGTATAACACCGATGCCGTTTTGGGACGCGCGCCTGAACTGGAGGTCTACGCCCGCACCGTCGCCTTCTTCGAGGTCAGTGAGTCCGAGGCCGCGCGGTTGAGCGCCATGCCAACGCTGGTCTATGACACGCCGGAGGATCCCTATCTGTTGCCTCCGATCCGGTATCCCGATGGCAAGCTTTACATCAAGCTGGGGGGCGACCCGGAGGATGTGCCATTGGTCGGCGCATCCGCGATCCGCGAGTGGTTTCAGTCGGGTGGCAACCCTCGGGTGCGCGACCATCTGGATGCGATGTTGCGGGATTTGATGCCGGATCTGGCTATTAAATCCGTGAGCATGGATGCCTGCGTTACCTCTTGGACAAAGGACCGACTGCCGGAGATTGCTCGACTGTCGGACCGGATTGTGGTCTGCACGGGCGGGAACGGTGCAGGCGCGAAATGCAGCGATGAAATTGGCCGCCTGGGCGCGGTATTGTTAACGAATAAAACTGGAGTGAACGAATGA
- a CDS encoding DMT family transporter, translated as MSRVAVPALEDRASLGIAMMLVAWLFFSMIDTSVKWLVLAGLPALQLAFMRYVGHFVISTWLVARGGMDVERFKTDRLGLVLLRAYLLTSSTALNFVALIYLPLTVTASIMFTSPILVCLLGWPLLGERAGPWRIFGILLGFVGVLVVMRPFGAEFHWAMLLSFHNALAMALYSILTRKLSGVVSTEIMQFYMGLFGTVVLLPTAIYTWSNPTTVLDWVLLALLGFFGWAGHELLTRAHRFATANTLMPYAYFFLLFLSISSYVIWGHIPDAATLIGAAIIIGSGLLIWVRTRKRAVLRTPPGV; from the coding sequence ATGAGCCGCGTCGCTGTTCCTGCGCTTGAGGATCGGGCAAGTCTTGGCATCGCGATGATGCTGGTGGCGTGGCTGTTTTTTTCGATGATCGACACGTCGGTGAAGTGGTTGGTGCTGGCCGGACTGCCCGCGCTGCAGCTCGCGTTCATGCGCTACGTGGGTCATTTCGTGATCTCCACATGGCTGGTGGCGCGCGGCGGCATGGATGTGGAACGCTTCAAGACCGACCGCCTCGGGCTGGTGTTGCTGCGGGCCTATCTGCTGACCTCGTCCACGGCGCTGAACTTCGTGGCGCTGATCTATTTGCCGCTGACCGTCACCGCGTCGATCATGTTCACGTCGCCCATACTTGTGTGCCTGCTGGGGTGGCCTTTGCTGGGCGAACGCGCGGGGCCGTGGCGCATTTTCGGCATCCTTTTGGGCTTTGTCGGCGTGTTGGTGGTGATGCGGCCTTTCGGGGCGGAGTTCCACTGGGCCATGTTGCTGTCGTTCCATAACGCGCTGGCAATGGCGCTCTATTCGATCCTGACGCGCAAGCTTTCGGGCGTGGTCTCGACCGAGATCATGCAGTTCTACATGGGTCTGTTTGGCACCGTGGTGCTGCTGCCCACGGCGATCTACACGTGGTCCAACCCCACAACGGTGCTGGACTGGGTGTTGCTGGCCCTGCTGGGCTTCTTCGGCTGGGCGGGCCATGAGCTTTTGACCCGCGCCCACCGCTTTGCCACGGCAAACACGCTCATGCCCTATGCCTATTTCTTCCTGCTGTTCCTCTCGATCTCCAGCTACGTGATCTGGGGCCACATTCCCGACGCGGCGACGCTTATCGGTGCGGCTATAATCATCGGCTCCGGGCTGCTGATCTGGGTGCGCACGCGCAAGCGCGCAGTGTTGCGCACGCCGCCCGGGGTCTAG
- a CDS encoding HAD family hydrolase, protein MTSPPAAVVFDLDGCLVDSEPLVIAAIVEELQVENLNRLTFNDIRAGFLGMAMPVIWDSAAQGTGRAMPDDFVTRVEARLFTTFPAQLGCIDGVPQMLAKLSDNGVAVAIATGGSLRRMGEALRVCDLADTFKDVGFSADQVARGKPAPDLFEFAARNLGVDPKDCVVMEDSPHGVEGAVAAGMRVVGFVGGSHLHGMRDTHAQLLASKGAADVLTDIESVTAALLAHG, encoded by the coding sequence ATGACGTCTCCCCCCGCCGCAGTGGTGTTCGACCTGGACGGCTGCCTTGTCGATAGCGAGCCGCTGGTCATCGCGGCCATCGTAGAGGAATTGCAGGTCGAAAACCTGAACCGTCTGACATTTAACGACATCCGTGCGGGGTTCTTGGGCATGGCAATGCCGGTAATCTGGGATAGTGCGGCGCAGGGCACGGGACGCGCGATGCCCGACGATTTTGTCACCCGCGTCGAGGCCCGCTTGTTCACGACTTTTCCTGCACAGTTGGGCTGCATCGACGGGGTGCCGCAGATGCTGGCAAAACTGTCTGATAATGGTGTCGCCGTTGCCATCGCCACGGGTGGCTCGCTGCGCCGGATGGGCGAAGCGCTGCGCGTCTGCGATTTGGCGGACACGTTCAAGGATGTGGGCTTTAGCGCCGATCAAGTGGCGCGCGGCAAGCCTGCTCCGGACCTGTTCGAGTTTGCCGCGCGTAACCTCGGCGTGGACCCGAAAGACTGTGTTGTGATGGAAGACTCGCCACATGGCGTTGAGGGGGCTGTCGCCGCAGGAATGCGGGTGGTGGGCTTTGTCGGCGGATCACATCTGCACGGGATGCGCGACACTCATGCGCAATTGTTGGCCTCTAAAGGCGCGGCAGACGTCCTGACTGATATCGAAAGCGTTACGGCTGCGTTGCTGGCGCATGGGTGA
- a CDS encoding NAD(P)-dependent oxidoreductase, with protein MSKIGFIGLGLMGGAMVGRLQDKGHDLVVLGNRDRTYLDQAVARGAREATTAREVAEGSDIVMLCMGTSDQVEGRMRGADGVTSGLQAGAVVIDFGTSLPASTKVLGNEVAAAGGTYLDAPLGRTPSHAKDGLLNIMCSGDKAAFDKVKPVLDDLGENVFHLGALGSGHTIKLINNFFGMTVANAMAEAFAMADVQGVDRKALYDVMSAGPLHSGMMDFVKGYGVDGDATQLAFAIKNAAKDVGYYATMAQDAGVESIMSKSTLQALDTARDEGRGDDMVSQMVDFYASKLKS; from the coding sequence ATGAGCAAAATCGGATTTATCGGCCTTGGCCTGATGGGCGGCGCAATGGTGGGGCGGTTGCAGGACAAGGGCCACGACTTGGTCGTCTTGGGCAATCGAGACCGGACTTATCTGGATCAGGCTGTTGCACGCGGCGCACGTGAAGCTACGACCGCGCGCGAGGTGGCAGAGGGGAGTGATATCGTGATGCTCTGCATGGGGACCTCCGATCAGGTCGAGGGCCGGATGCGCGGCGCAGATGGTGTGACTTCCGGTTTGCAAGCGGGGGCGGTCGTGATCGATTTCGGCACGTCTCTGCCAGCCTCGACCAAAGTCTTGGGCAATGAGGTCGCGGCGGCAGGTGGCACCTATCTGGATGCACCGCTGGGACGCACGCCATCACATGCCAAAGACGGGCTGCTGAACATCATGTGCTCCGGCGACAAGGCAGCCTTCGACAAGGTGAAGCCTGTGTTGGACGACCTTGGCGAGAACGTTTTCCATCTTGGCGCACTTGGCTCTGGCCACACGATCAAGCTGATCAACAACTTCTTCGGCATGACCGTTGCTAATGCTATGGCCGAGGCTTTCGCCATGGCTGACGTGCAAGGTGTCGACCGCAAAGCCCTCTATGACGTGATGAGCGCTGGGCCACTGCATTCCGGCATGATGGATTTTGTGAAAGGCTACGGCGTCGATGGCGACGCAACCCAGCTGGCATTCGCAATCAAGAACGCCGCCAAGGATGTGGGCTACTACGCAACGATGGCCCAAGACGCAGGGGTGGAATCGATCATGTCGAAAAGCACACTTCAGGCGCTGGATACCGCGCGCGACGAAGGCCGCGGTGACGATATGGTGTCGCAAATGGTGGACTTTTACGCCTCCAAGCTGAAGTCCTAA
- the acdA gene encoding 3-sulfinopropanoyl-CoA desulfinase, translating into MEHLASTEPYRAIAKDLARTFAPRAAKWDQDRSYPWDNISDLVSAGLMGMTIPTRYGGQGASFLDTVIVVEEIAKACTLSARIVVEANMGGISAVMAYGTEAQKEFVAPYVLAGDKPAICITEPDAGSAATQMTTTARRIDGGYVLNGTKHWITGGGVSKLHLVFARVLDTEGEDQGIGGFLLTQDPENGLTNDGFAVVSRERTMGLCGMPEATLQFDDVFIADDFVLQPPSGFTRGFADLMNAYNSQRVGAGTIAMGVAAGALEHAKRYLLEREQFGRPIAEFQGLQWMLADMDAAVHASRLMLHEAAQSRGSNGSQFPDITMAARAKLFASEAAIKVVNDALQMFGARGYGADEPLERMYRDVRMFTIGGGTAQILRTQVAGNILGIRTPQQRGA; encoded by the coding sequence ATGGAACATCTTGCAAGCACCGAACCCTATCGCGCCATTGCCAAAGATTTGGCCCGCACGTTCGCCCCCCGTGCGGCGAAGTGGGATCAGGACCGCAGTTATCCTTGGGACAACATCTCTGATCTGGTCAGCGCGGGCCTCATGGGCATGACAATTCCCACGCGCTACGGCGGGCAAGGTGCCTCCTTTCTTGATACGGTCATAGTCGTGGAGGAGATCGCCAAGGCCTGCACCCTTTCCGCCCGCATCGTTGTCGAGGCCAACATGGGCGGCATCAGCGCCGTCATGGCCTATGGCACCGAAGCGCAGAAAGAATTCGTCGCGCCCTACGTTCTGGCAGGTGACAAGCCCGCCATTTGCATCACCGAGCCGGACGCCGGCAGTGCGGCCACCCAGATGACCACCACCGCGCGGCGCATCGATGGGGGCTATGTGTTGAACGGCACCAAGCACTGGATCACCGGTGGCGGGGTGTCGAAACTGCACCTCGTGTTCGCCCGCGTTCTAGACACGGAGGGCGAGGATCAGGGCATTGGCGGCTTCCTTCTGACCCAAGACCCGGAAAACGGGCTGACGAATGACGGCTTCGCCGTGGTCAGTCGAGAACGGACAATGGGTCTGTGCGGCATGCCAGAAGCGACGTTGCAGTTTGACGACGTCTTCATTGCGGACGACTTTGTGCTGCAACCACCCTCCGGTTTCACTCGTGGTTTTGCGGATTTGATGAATGCCTATAACAGCCAGCGCGTGGGCGCGGGCACGATTGCCATGGGTGTCGCGGCAGGCGCGTTGGAGCACGCAAAGCGCTACCTTCTGGAACGCGAGCAATTCGGCCGCCCGATTGCGGAGTTCCAAGGATTGCAATGGATGCTGGCTGACATGGACGCCGCTGTCCACGCCTCGCGCCTGATGCTCCACGAGGCCGCGCAATCTCGCGGGTCAAACGGCTCCCAGTTTCCTGACATCACCATGGCTGCACGGGCGAAGCTCTTTGCGTCAGAGGCCGCTATAAAGGTGGTGAACGACGCGCTGCAAATGTTTGGTGCCCGCGGCTATGGCGCGGATGAACCTTTGGAACGGATGTATCGTGATGTGCGCATGTTCACCATCGGCGGCGGCACGGCGCAGATCCTGCGCACGCAGGTTGCGGGTAACATCTTGGGAATTCGGACCCCCCAGCAGCGCGGTGCCTAA
- a CDS encoding Gfo/Idh/MocA family protein: protein MKNAVLIGVGMVADTHRLALEASSHARLAAVCARRPERAEDYAGKHGLRALTLAEACADPDIDFAIIATPPSVRVDIVGALVQARKPILLEKPIERSLAAATSIVERCEAAKLPLGMVFQHRMRRASQKLTQLMAEGAFGPLALAQIDVPWWRSQEYYNEPGRGTIAQDGGGVLMTQAIHTLDLALSLTGPVAQVQAMARTSKMHRMEAEDVVAAGLDFVNGATGTLTATTANFPGRAESITLHCADASARLERTELHIHWRDGRTETFGEGGDAGGAGADPMAFTHTWHQRVIEDFVASLEEGRPPLVTGRAALKTHALIEGLMESSLEGKRMKIRNV, encoded by the coding sequence ATGAAAAATGCCGTATTAATCGGGGTCGGCATGGTGGCCGATACCCATCGCTTGGCGCTGGAGGCATCGTCACATGCCCGCCTTGCTGCTGTTTGCGCCCGCAGGCCGGAACGCGCTGAGGACTATGCCGGAAAGCACGGGTTGCGTGCGCTGACATTGGCCGAGGCCTGCGCCGACCCCGACATTGATTTCGCCATCATCGCCACGCCTCCGAGTGTCCGTGTGGATATCGTCGGGGCGCTGGTGCAGGCACGTAAGCCGATCCTGTTGGAAAAACCTATCGAGCGCAGCCTCGCCGCCGCCACCTCAATCGTGGAGCGCTGCGAGGCCGCCAAGTTGCCGCTTGGCATGGTTTTCCAGCACCGGATGCGCAGGGCGTCGCAAAAGCTGACGCAGCTCATGGCAGAGGGCGCTTTTGGCCCGCTTGCACTGGCCCAGATCGACGTGCCTTGGTGGCGCAGTCAAGAGTATTACAACGAGCCGGGGCGCGGCACGATTGCCCAAGACGGTGGCGGCGTGCTGATGACGCAAGCCATCCACACGCTTGATCTGGCACTATCGCTGACCGGCCCAGTCGCGCAGGTGCAGGCCATGGCGCGCACGAGCAAGATGCACAGGATGGAAGCCGAGGATGTGGTCGCGGCTGGCCTTGATTTCGTGAACGGGGCGACCGGCACACTGACTGCCACCACTGCCAACTTCCCCGGTAGGGCGGAGAGTATCACGCTGCACTGTGCCGACGCGTCCGCGCGGTTGGAGCGCACGGAACTGCACATTCACTGGCGGGACGGGCGCACGGAAACCTTCGGAGAGGGAGGCGACGCTGGCGGCGCTGGTGCGGATCCGATGGCGTTCACCCATACTTGGCACCAACGCGTGATCGAGGATTTTGTGGCCTCTCTGGAAGAAGGTCGCCCGCCGCTTGTCACAGGGCGCGCAGCGCTCAAAACACACGCTTTGATCGAAGGTCTTATGGAATCCTCGCTGGAAGGAAAACGGATGAAAATCCGAAATGTCTAA
- a CDS encoding Gfo/Idh/MocA family protein has product MRKVAIIGAGIGREHLSAYRALPEHFEVAVICDLDRTRAEDIAGGIPVETDLAAVLASDVDIIDVCLPPHLHVSTAIAAMEAGKEVICEKPLATSLSDMDRLEAVAAQTGRSVFPVFQYRFGVGVAQVLHLIRSGLAGQAFAASVETHWRRDADYYAAPWRGTWAGEQGGVILGHAIHAHDLICLLLGPVAQVSAQLATRVNDIETEDCAAITFTMKSGALVTSSATLGAAGDTSRIRLMFEGFTAESGVSPYAPAAAAWTITPRAKSADEINAALAEVTAPPLGFQGFLQAIATGVDTVTMSQGRASVELVTALYASARDGAPQRLPLPRTHGLYEGWQP; this is encoded by the coding sequence ATGCGTAAGGTCGCGATCATCGGGGCCGGGATCGGTCGTGAGCATCTGAGCGCCTACCGTGCCTTGCCGGAGCATTTCGAGGTAGCGGTAATCTGCGATCTGGACCGCACGCGGGCCGAGGACATCGCAGGCGGCATTCCGGTGGAGACCGATCTTGCGGCTGTGTTGGCCTCCGACGTGGATATCATCGACGTCTGCCTGCCGCCGCATCTGCATGTTTCGACCGCCATTGCGGCGATGGAGGCTGGCAAAGAGGTTATTTGCGAAAAGCCGCTTGCGACCTCGCTGAGCGATATGGACCGGCTAGAGGCGGTTGCCGCACAAACAGGGCGCAGCGTTTTCCCCGTGTTCCAATACCGTTTCGGCGTGGGCGTGGCACAGGTTTTGCACCTGATCCGCAGCGGGCTGGCAGGTCAGGCCTTCGCGGCGTCGGTCGAAACCCATTGGCGGCGCGACGCGGATTACTATGCCGCGCCATGGCGCGGAACTTGGGCGGGCGAGCAGGGCGGCGTGATCTTGGGCCATGCGATCCATGCGCATGATCTGATCTGTCTGCTGCTTGGGCCCGTGGCCCAAGTTAGCGCGCAATTGGCCACGCGCGTAAATGACATCGAAACCGAGGATTGCGCGGCGATCACCTTCACCATGAAAAGCGGGGCTTTGGTCACATCATCAGCCACGCTGGGGGCCGCGGGCGACACATCGCGCATCCGGCTGATGTTCGAAGGGTTCACCGCTGAAAGTGGTGTGTCGCCTTACGCCCCTGCCGCAGCTGCGTGGACGATCACCCCGCGCGCCAAATCTGCCGATGAGATCAACGCGGCCCTTGCCGAAGTGACCGCGCCGCCTTTGGGGTTTCAGGGGTTTCTGCAGGCCATCGCAACAGGTGTCGATACGGTCACGATGTCCCAAGGTCGCGCATCGGTGGAGTTGGTGACGGCACTTTATGCCTCGGCGCGCGACGGGGCGCCGCAACGTCTGCCTCTGCCTCGCACCCATGGGCTGTATGAAGGCTGGCAGCCATAA
- a CDS encoding Gfo/Idh/MocA family protein, translating to MSKLKVAVLGIDHRHAFGMLGNMLDLRAECVGWWTDGAPEPLDGFVKRFPDATRMPTVDAVLEAEPDLVIIASIPCDRAALAIRAMEAGIDVMTDKPGCTTLAQLDAIKDCVARTGRIWSVDFSERFEVPCVTRAAELVQAGAIGRVVQTVGLGPHRLNRATRPDWFFDPARNGGILTDIASHQIDQFLYFTGATDAEVTLANATSIGGDFQDFGEIALRAPEGHGYIRVDWFTPDALPTWGDGRLTILGTEGTIELRKYVDVGGAQGTDHLLLTNGTRCEKIDASDAGLPYFSRLVADIRDRSETAMPQAHAFKVMELALRAQQMADA from the coding sequence ATGTCTAAGCTTAAGGTCGCCGTTCTTGGCATTGATCATCGCCACGCCTTTGGGATGCTCGGCAACATGTTGGACCTGAGGGCAGAATGCGTCGGCTGGTGGACAGATGGCGCGCCGGAACCGCTGGACGGTTTCGTAAAACGCTTTCCCGACGCGACCCGCATGCCGACCGTCGACGCGGTTCTGGAAGCCGAACCCGACCTTGTTATCATTGCGTCCATCCCCTGCGACCGCGCCGCCCTCGCGATCCGGGCTATGGAAGCGGGTATTGATGTGATGACCGACAAACCGGGCTGCACGACGCTGGCGCAACTCGACGCGATCAAGGACTGCGTGGCCCGCACCGGTCGCATCTGGTCCGTCGATTTTTCCGAACGGTTCGAGGTGCCCTGCGTCACCCGCGCGGCAGAGTTGGTGCAAGCCGGCGCGATCGGTCGCGTTGTGCAAACGGTGGGGCTTGGCCCGCACCGCCTGAACCGTGCAACTCGGCCTGACTGGTTCTTTGATCCCGCCCGCAACGGCGGTATCCTGACCGATATCGCGTCCCATCAGATCGACCAGTTCTTGTATTTCACCGGTGCAACAGATGCGGAGGTCACACTTGCCAATGCCACCTCCATTGGCGGGGATTTTCAGGACTTTGGCGAGATTGCTTTGCGCGCGCCAGAAGGCCACGGCTATATCCGCGTGGACTGGTTTACCCCTGACGCCTTGCCCACATGGGGCGACGGGCGGCTGACCATTCTGGGCACCGAAGGCACGATCGAGCTGCGCAAATACGTAGATGTGGGCGGCGCGCAGGGCACGGATCATCTGTTGCTCACCAATGGCACGCGCTGCGAAAAAATCGATGCGAGTGATGCGGGTCTTCCCTATTTTTCCCGCCTGGTGGCCGACATTCGCGACCGCTCTGAAACTGCAATGCCACAAGCCCACGCCTTCAAAGTCATGGAACTAGCGTTGCGCGCGCAACAGATGGCCGATGCGTAA